In Deinococcus fonticola, the following proteins share a genomic window:
- a CDS encoding cyclodeaminase/cyclohydrolase family protein codes for MTSLWNQPAADLLRAASSHQATPGGAGTAALSAAFGTALVHMAAVITLQKNRKADQEPGEWPRRMAELHTLMLRLHDLADQDVEVFGEFVAATRLPRATPAEQDAREEALSTAGDEARHTPLAIARTALAALQLAEELLPGTHAEVTSDVGAGAALLRGAVDAALLTLDINLRRLTPGERQPLQEQRAELTAQAHAAAERVLQAAQARIAADNA; via the coding sequence ATGACTTCCCTGTGGAACCAGCCCGCCGCCGACCTGTTGCGCGCCGCCAGCAGTCACCAGGCCACCCCGGGCGGCGCGGGCACAGCGGCCCTGAGCGCCGCGTTCGGTACGGCCCTCGTGCACATGGCCGCCGTGATTACCCTGCAAAAAAACCGCAAGGCCGACCAGGAACCCGGCGAGTGGCCGCGGCGCATGGCTGAGCTGCACACCCTGATGCTGCGCCTGCATGACCTGGCCGACCAGGATGTGGAAGTGTTCGGCGAGTTCGTGGCCGCCACCCGTCTGCCCAGAGCCACTCCCGCCGAGCAGGACGCCCGCGAGGAGGCGCTGAGCACCGCTGGCGACGAGGCCCGCCACACGCCCCTGGCGATTGCCCGCACAGCCCTGGCCGCCCTGCAGCTGGCCGAGGAGCTGCTGCCCGGCACACACGCCGAGGTGACCAGCGACGTGGGGGCCGGGGCCGCCCTGCTGCGCGGCGCGGTGGACGCCGCCCTGCTGACCCTGGACATCAACCTGCGCCGCCTGACGCCGGGGGAACGCCAGCCTCTGCAAGAGCAGCGGGCTGAGCTGACCGCGCAGGCCCACGCCGCCGCCGAACGCGTCCTGCAAGCCGCCCAGGCCCGCATCGCGGCGGACAATGCCTGA
- a CDS encoding Imm5 family immunity protein, translated as MTGISAEFLNDWRERVRHNMLTHPEHHLSWRLRRDFYVELGNETPEARAFRGWLAVLCAQKVLPIAMTHLPDESLPFRQLSAALQLLKGGIPAESIQRLLDVGYHFVYHECLDGSHRRDVQRAVFCGYKALLEAQGEFQPDPFGGLGPEWVDSAEAEFQSAATAEAASYAATAWAGSSGTDDADILVIDPERLRDFWLWWLDEGWPIAFQLAQRFQFVPRLQPNPVSLKADLHSELLSEYDKEE; from the coding sequence ATGACGGGCATCAGCGCAGAATTCCTGAACGACTGGCGCGAGCGAGTGCGCCACAATATGCTCACGCACCCCGAACACCACCTGAGCTGGCGACTCAGGCGTGATTTCTACGTGGAACTGGGGAACGAAACACCGGAAGCCAGAGCGTTCCGGGGCTGGCTGGCGGTGCTGTGCGCTCAGAAGGTACTACCCATTGCCATGACCCACCTGCCGGACGAGTCTTTACCCTTCCGGCAATTGAGCGCCGCCTTGCAACTTCTGAAGGGAGGAATTCCGGCGGAAAGTATTCAACGGTTACTGGACGTGGGTTATCACTTCGTCTACCACGAGTGTTTAGACGGGTCGCACCGACGGGACGTCCAGCGGGCCGTGTTTTGCGGTTACAAGGCCCTGTTGGAAGCGCAGGGAGAATTCCAACCTGATCCATTCGGAGGACTGGGGCCGGAATGGGTGGACTCCGCCGAAGCAGAGTTCCAGTCTGCGGCGACTGCCGAGGCCGCTTCCTACGCGGCGACAGCCTGGGCAGGCTCGTCTGGAACAGATGACGCCGATATCCTCGTTATTGATCCTGAGAGGCTCAGAGACTTCTGGCTGTGGTGGCTGGATGAGGGGTGGCCCATAGCTTTTCAGCTTGCGCAACGCTTTCAATTCGTGCCACGCCTGCAACCGAACCCTGTTTCGTTGAAGGCTGACCTGCATTCAGAACTGTTGAGCGAGTACGACAAAGAGGAGTGA
- the acs gene encoding acetate--CoA ligase gives MTHPHPTDHIDAMLHETRVIHPSEAFQASAKVSRAEYERLYRQSLDEPDQFWAEVANELHWFRPWDQVLDWQEPHAQWFVGGQTNIAYNCLDRNVERGYGDKQAIIWEGEDGEVKTYTYAELLKEVCQAANALLELGVQQGDRVTLYMPLIPEAAISMLACARIGAAHSVVFGGFSVSALAERINNAKSKLLITADAGFRRGKPVSLKVNADEAAKLAPGLEKILVVKRAGTPVEWWTEGRDVWWHDMVDKQSDQHEAVPLDSEHPLFLLYTSGSTGTPKGVQHTTGGYMVGTYLTTKTVFDLQDDDIYWCTADIGWVTGHSYSVYGPLLNAATVVMYEGAPNQPDWGRFWDIIQKHRVTILYTAPTAIRAFMQHGDEIPGRYDLSSLRLLGSVGEPINPEAWMWYYRVIGGERCPIVDTWWQTETGAIMLTTLPGAFPSKPGSAGLPMFGVEPGLMTHEGEELGPDDGGLLVIKRPWPSMLRTVYGDDERYRKSYWGEIKGVYFAGDGARRDQDGYYTIVGRVDDVLNVSGHRLGTMEIESALVGHSSVSEAAVVGRPDPVKGEAVVAFILIQDGHTADPSELRRHVTREIGALARPDAIYIADALPKTRSGKIMRRFLRQIAAGNEITGDTSTLEDPAVLEKLAATQAV, from the coding sequence ATGACACATCCCCATCCCACCGACCACATCGACGCGATGCTGCACGAAACCCGCGTCATTCACCCCAGCGAAGCCTTCCAGGCCAGCGCGAAAGTCAGCCGGGCCGAGTACGAACGCCTGTACCGCCAGAGCCTGGACGAGCCGGATCAGTTCTGGGCTGAGGTGGCGAACGAACTCCACTGGTTCAGGCCGTGGGATCAGGTGCTGGACTGGCAGGAACCCCACGCCCAGTGGTTCGTGGGCGGGCAGACGAACATCGCCTACAACTGCCTGGATCGCAACGTGGAGCGCGGCTACGGTGACAAGCAAGCCATCATCTGGGAAGGCGAGGACGGCGAGGTCAAAACCTACACGTACGCCGAACTGCTTAAAGAGGTGTGCCAGGCCGCCAACGCCCTGCTGGAACTCGGCGTGCAGCAGGGCGACCGCGTCACCCTGTACATGCCCCTGATTCCCGAAGCGGCCATCTCCATGCTGGCCTGTGCCCGTATCGGCGCGGCCCACAGCGTGGTGTTCGGGGGCTTTTCGGTGTCGGCCCTCGCGGAGCGCATCAACAATGCCAAGAGCAAGCTGCTGATTACCGCCGACGCCGGTTTCCGCCGGGGCAAACCCGTCAGCCTGAAAGTGAACGCCGACGAGGCCGCCAAGCTCGCGCCCGGACTGGAAAAAATTCTGGTGGTGAAACGCGCCGGGACGCCCGTGGAGTGGTGGACGGAAGGCCGCGACGTGTGGTGGCACGACATGGTCGATAAGCAAAGCGACCAGCACGAGGCCGTGCCCCTCGACAGCGAGCATCCCCTGTTCCTGCTGTACACGTCCGGCAGCACCGGAACACCCAAGGGCGTGCAGCACACCACCGGCGGCTACATGGTCGGCACCTACCTGACCACCAAAACCGTCTTCGATCTGCAAGACGACGACATCTACTGGTGTACTGCCGACATCGGCTGGGTCACCGGCCACAGCTACAGCGTGTACGGCCCCCTGCTGAACGCCGCCACCGTCGTCATGTACGAGGGCGCCCCCAACCAGCCCGACTGGGGACGCTTCTGGGACATCATCCAGAAGCACAGGGTCACGATTCTGTACACCGCGCCCACCGCCATTCGCGCCTTCATGCAGCACGGCGACGAGATTCCTGGCCGGTACGACCTGTCGAGCCTGCGCCTGCTCGGCTCGGTGGGCGAACCCATCAACCCCGAGGCGTGGATGTGGTACTACCGCGTCATCGGCGGGGAACGCTGCCCCATCGTGGATACCTGGTGGCAGACCGAAACGGGCGCCATCATGCTGACCACCCTGCCCGGCGCTTTCCCCAGCAAGCCCGGCAGCGCGGGCCTGCCGATGTTCGGCGTGGAACCTGGCCTGATGACCCACGAAGGCGAGGAACTCGGCCCGGACGACGGCGGCCTGCTGGTCATCAAACGCCCCTGGCCCAGCATGCTGCGCACCGTCTACGGCGACGACGAACGCTACCGCAAGAGCTACTGGGGCGAAATTAAGGGCGTGTACTTCGCCGGGGACGGTGCCCGCCGCGATCAGGACGGCTATTACACCATCGTGGGCCGCGTCGACGACGTGCTGAACGTCTCCGGCCACCGCCTCGGCACCATGGAAATCGAATCCGCGCTGGTCGGCCACAGCAGCGTTTCCGAGGCCGCCGTGGTCGGCCGCCCGGATCCGGTGAAAGGCGAGGCGGTCGTGGCGTTCATCCTGATTCAGGACGGCCACACCGCCGACCCCAGCGAACTGCGCCGGCACGTCACCCGCGAGATCGGGGCCCTGGCCCGCCCCGACGCCATTTACATCGCCGACGCCCTGCCCAAGACGCGCTCGGGCAAGATCATGCGCCGCTTCCTGAGGCAGATCGCCGCCGGAAACGAGATCACCGGGGACACCAGCACGCTCGAAGACCCCGCCGTGCTGGAGAAACTGGCCGCCACGCAGGCGGTGTAA
- a CDS encoding 4-(cytidine 5'-diphospho)-2-C-methyl-D-erythritol kinase, protein MTDRYFAPAKINLGLSVLGVRADGYHDLHSIMVPLSVGDALSLAPAASLSLRVEGAELPTDERNLVYRAARAYLAAAGVGAGLEVVLHKNLPLASGLGGGSSDAATTLLALAELYPADVDLPALALQLGADVPFFLLRGAALAQGVGERLTPLKVPETSLVLVNPGVEVSARDAYTWLDEAGGFTEPLEVGAILAALEQRADVPYLNALQPEVVARHPAIIRALHALSDVGLRSPLMSGSGSTCFALAQTDVEAQAAAERLSETHPGWWVAACHTL, encoded by the coding sequence ATGACTGACCGCTACTTCGCGCCTGCAAAAATCAACCTGGGCCTGAGCGTGCTGGGGGTGCGCGCGGATGGTTACCATGACCTGCACTCGATCATGGTGCCGCTCTCGGTGGGGGACGCGCTGAGCCTGGCGCCCGCTGCGTCGCTGTCGCTGCGGGTGGAGGGTGCCGAGTTGCCCACGGACGAACGCAACCTGGTCTACCGGGCGGCCCGCGCCTACCTGGCGGCGGCGGGGGTGGGGGCCGGGCTGGAGGTGGTGCTTCACAAGAATCTGCCGCTGGCCTCCGGGCTGGGCGGGGGCAGCAGTGACGCGGCCACTACGCTGCTGGCGCTGGCCGAGCTGTACCCGGCAGACGTGGATCTGCCCGCCCTGGCCCTGCAACTGGGGGCGGACGTGCCTTTCTTCCTGCTGCGGGGTGCGGCCCTGGCACAGGGCGTGGGCGAGCGGTTGACGCCGCTGAAGGTGCCGGAAACGTCGCTGGTGCTGGTGAATCCGGGCGTAGAGGTCAGTGCCCGTGATGCCTACACCTGGCTGGATGAAGCGGGCGGGTTCACGGAACCGCTGGAGGTGGGCGCCATTCTGGCCGCACTCGAACAGCGGGCGGACGTGCCTTACCTGAACGCCCTGCAACCGGAGGTGGTGGCGCGCCACCCGGCGATCATTCGCGCGCTGCATGCCCTGAGTGACGTGGGCCTGCGTTCGCCCCTGATGAGCGGCAGCGGCAGCACCTGTTTTGCGCTGGCGCAGACGGATGTGGAAGCGCAGGCGGCGGCGGAGCGCCTCTCTGAGACGCACCCTGGCTGGTGGGTTGCGGCGTGTCATACGCTGTGA
- the ispD gene encoding 2-C-methyl-D-erythritol 4-phosphate cytidylyltransferase, with the protein MTSACVLSGTTAALIPAAGSGSRLGRGPKAFVEVRGQSLLARSVAALRPLVDEVVVALPEGMELPPGLDARAIVGGATRQDSVARLLRATSAEYVLIHDAARPFLPENVVLDLLEAVHESGAATLALPVADTLVRAEAGGNWGDLTPREGLWAVQTPQAFRRELILKAHAQAVTDGFAATDDAGLVARLLKAEGNGRVRLVPGDARLFKVTTPGDLALAEALAAVWEGEQA; encoded by the coding sequence ATGACCTCGGCCTGTGTTCTGTCCGGCACCACAGCCGCGCTGATTCCGGCGGCGGGTTCGGGCTCGCGCCTGGGTCGGGGGCCCAAGGCGTTCGTGGAGGTGCGCGGGCAAAGTCTGCTGGCGCGGAGTGTGGCGGCGTTGCGTCCGCTGGTGGATGAGGTGGTGGTGGCCCTGCCGGAGGGAATGGAGTTGCCCCCTGGGCTGGATGCGCGGGCCATTGTGGGTGGGGCGACCCGTCAGGACAGTGTGGCGCGGCTCCTGCGGGCGACTTCGGCGGAGTACGTGCTGATTCACGACGCGGCGCGGCCCTTTTTGCCGGAGAACGTGGTGCTGGACTTGCTGGAGGCCGTGCACGAGTCGGGCGCGGCGACGCTGGCGCTGCCGGTGGCAGACACGCTGGTGCGGGCGGAGGCGGGCGGCAACTGGGGTGACCTGACCCCCCGCGAGGGCCTGTGGGCCGTCCAGACTCCGCAGGCCTTTCGGCGCGAATTGATCCTGAAGGCGCACGCACAGGCCGTCACCGACGGGTTTGCCGCGACGGACGATGCCGGGCTGGTGGCGCGGCTGTTGAAAGCCGAGGGGAACGGGCGGGTGCGGCTGGTGCCGGGGGACGCCCGGTTGTTCAAGGTCACGACCCCCGGCGACCTGGCCCTGGCCGAAGCCCTGGCGGCCGTGTGGGAGGGTGAACAGGCATGA
- a CDS encoding UbiX family flavin prenyltransferase: MRLVVGVSGGSGIPYALNVLQALQVLNVETHLIVSSGAKRVMTAEGGPQLGDLTPLASAVHEDRDLAASVASGSFRTDGMLVIPCSAGTLAKIAHGFADNLLSRAAHVTLKERRPLVLVVREDPLPRPTLQNMLSAHDAGATLMTASPGFYHAPQNVEDLLNFVTARVLDQFRLDAPNFKRWREEG; this comes from the coding sequence ATGCGTCTGGTGGTGGGGGTTTCCGGTGGAAGCGGCATTCCGTATGCCCTGAATGTGCTTCAGGCCCTGCAGGTGCTGAACGTGGAAACCCACCTGATCGTGTCCAGCGGCGCCAAGCGCGTCATGACGGCCGAGGGCGGCCCGCAACTGGGCGACCTGACGCCCCTGGCCAGCGCCGTGCACGAAGACCGTGATCTGGCCGCCAGTGTCGCCAGCGGCAGCTTCCGCACCGACGGCATGCTGGTCATTCCGTGCAGTGCCGGCACCCTCGCCAAAATCGCGCACGGCTTCGCGGACAACCTGCTGTCGCGCGCCGCGCACGTCACCCTCAAGGAACGCCGCCCCCTGGTGCTGGTGGTGCGCGAAGACCCGCTGCCGCGCCCCACCTTGCAGAACATGCTGAGCGCCCATGACGCCGGAGCCACCCTCATGACGGCCTCGCCGGGGTTCTACCACGCGCCGCAAAACGTCGAAGACCTGCTGAACTTCGTCACTGCGCGCGTCCTTGACCAGTTCAGGCTGGACGCCCCGAATTTCAAACGCTGGCGTGAGGAAGGATGA
- a CDS encoding YbfB/YjiJ family MFS transporter — MTRIRPRDDAAQALLDMLALSLGGAVALGFARFAYALLLPTMRSELGWSFTLSGAMNAANALGYLLGALTANVLGARWGLRRTFQLGMLVTAGSLLLCAVTAQETLLLILRLVAGLGGAWVFVSGGALAALAARAHPAHSARLLGVFYGGAGIGIVLSALLLPPLLQAGWRGAWLALGLASVLCLGLTSSTLARLPDRARAAPAGHDHTPLKPLFWALAAYTCFGIGYIAYMTFIVAFLRLVGAGGLVTPFWALLGVCVMVNPFVWGPLAAKARGARAMSIQMLTLAVGAGLPLVSHHPLALLLSGTLFGLSFLAVVTFTTIITRRVLPEHAWARGIVAFTSIFAAGQVTGPLLTGLLADSAGGLRLGLGVSAAVLLLGAGLALLQPATQQTAR; from the coding sequence GTGACCCGAATCCGCCCCCGTGACGACGCTGCTCAGGCGCTGCTGGACATGCTGGCCCTGTCACTGGGCGGGGCGGTGGCGCTGGGGTTTGCGCGCTTTGCCTATGCACTGCTGCTGCCCACCATGCGCTCGGAACTGGGCTGGTCGTTCACGCTGTCCGGCGCGATGAATGCCGCGAATGCGCTGGGCTACCTGCTGGGGGCCCTGACGGCAAACGTGCTGGGGGCGCGCTGGGGCCTACGGCGAACATTTCAGCTGGGGATGCTGGTCACAGCGGGCAGCCTGCTGCTGTGCGCGGTCACGGCGCAGGAGACGCTGCTCCTGATCCTGCGGCTGGTGGCGGGACTGGGTGGGGCGTGGGTGTTCGTGAGTGGGGGCGCGCTGGCGGCGCTGGCCGCGCGGGCTCACCCGGCGCACAGTGCGCGGCTGCTGGGGGTGTTTTACGGCGGGGCGGGCATTGGCATCGTGCTGTCGGCCCTGCTGCTGCCGCCCCTGTTGCAGGCGGGCTGGCGCGGCGCGTGGCTGGCCCTGGGCCTGGCGTCCGTGTTGTGTCTGGGGTTGACGTCAAGCACCCTGGCGCGGCTGCCGGACCGGGCCAGGGCGGCTCCGGCGGGGCACGACCACACGCCGCTGAAGCCTCTGTTCTGGGCGCTGGCGGCGTACACCTGCTTCGGCATCGGGTACATCGCCTACATGACCTTTATCGTGGCGTTCCTGCGGCTGGTGGGCGCGGGCGGCCTGGTCACGCCGTTCTGGGCGCTGCTGGGGGTGTGCGTCATGGTCAACCCGTTCGTGTGGGGGCCACTCGCCGCGAAAGCCAGGGGAGCGCGGGCCATGAGCATTCAAATGCTCACCCTGGCCGTCGGCGCGGGGTTGCCGCTGGTGTCGCATCACCCGTTAGCCCTGCTGCTTTCGGGCACGCTGTTCGGCCTGAGCTTCCTGGCGGTGGTCACCTTCACCACCATCATCACCCGGCGCGTCCTGCCGGAGCACGCCTGGGCGCGGGGCATCGTGGCATTCACCAGTATTTTCGCGGCGGGTCAGGTGACCGGGCCGCTGCTGACCGGCCTCCTCGCGGACAGTGCGGGGGGCTTGCGCCTGGGCCTGGGCGTCAGCGCCGCCGTGCTGCTGCTGGGCGCGGGGCTGGCGCTGCTTCAGCCGGCCACACAGCAGACCGCCCGCTGA
- a CDS encoding ExeM/NucH family extracellular endonuclease, with protein MRLKHALLLSGSLILASCGMQAAPTAPTPTAPTQAQSLTPATGAKTPTAQKPAVQPSVQPSVTLESAALQGQALADPVFKLVFPEDVKFVTLEAVGSKGTRVFSAEVVGGQVKVTLANLPKGDPKYTLTVRAYDEKGGVVLYKSSAEVNFASGKITGDLTPQRVKADVTVTAGPLLPETTTLSAKLGEESQPMTITGDAASTVFKAVASASGLTVSVTGTSSDGQVTQTGTATFDHSEGGSQVKVVLNTVAHCPVSPTPVTAIPAIQGSGDSSPLLGQTVTVRGVVTADFQAGLRGFFVQARDGGDGDAGTSDGVFVYTGNASQAVKVGDLVQFTGTVKEFYGSTQVDTLSAFVTCASGLSVNPVELKAPFTDLEKYEGMRVTFPETLTVTDNYGYGRYGELGLSSGGRLFNPTNGNESTTPEANAARKIVLDDANTTQNPANLPYLSAAGTRRTGDTVANLSGVLHYANNVFKVEPTAAPTFTDANPRPAAPEPVGGTLKVAGANVLNYFTTLGGQNDRGADSTFEFQRQQTKIVNALRGLDADIVTLMEVQNSGDTALNSLVTALNSAYGSEVYRGVQTGTIGTDAIKVAIIYKPARVTPVGSYVIDNDPIHSRPPLAQTFQDKGTGGVLTVVANHFKSKGSCPSTGDVDTGEGCWNTLRTGQATRLLTFVDQLKTRSGDQDVLLMGDFNAYGQEKPIQTIMAGGFVSENLRIPAQERYSYQFGGLFGYLDHALASTSLDQQVTGVTEWHINADEPTLADYNAEYKKLPECTTSTCTSPDLWQNNPYRASDHDPVLVGLNLNRDEVKPTFGVTLSGADSVSAGQPYTLSIASSETPGTVSVNWGDGSTETLAGTATSAQHAFAVAGTFSVTVTAEANGQTATAQKIVTVTPLVVTPPPPTGSDLIISEYVEGSSNNKAIELYNPTSGALDLSKYSLELYSNGSATAGNIQKLSGTLNAGATLVFVNGSASAALKALGTVSAVTNFNGDDALVLRKDGAVIDVFGQVGVATKWGENVTLRRKLSVIVGDNNPADAFVPATEWDSHPIDTFDGLGTR; from the coding sequence ATGCGTCTGAAACACGCCCTGCTGCTGTCCGGCTCCCTGATTCTCGCCTCCTGCGGAATGCAGGCGGCCCCCACCGCCCCCACCCCCACCGCACCCACTCAGGCCCAGAGCCTCACCCCCGCCACCGGCGCGAAGACCCCCACGGCGCAAAAACCGGCCGTGCAGCCCTCGGTGCAGCCTTCAGTCACGCTGGAAAGCGCCGCCCTGCAAGGCCAGGCGCTGGCTGACCCGGTCTTCAAGCTGGTGTTTCCGGAGGACGTCAAGTTCGTGACGCTGGAGGCGGTGGGCAGCAAAGGCACCCGCGTGTTCAGCGCTGAAGTGGTGGGCGGCCAGGTGAAGGTGACGCTGGCAAACCTGCCCAAAGGCGACCCCAAGTACACCCTGACCGTCCGCGCCTACGACGAGAAAGGCGGCGTGGTGCTGTACAAGTCCAGCGCCGAGGTCAACTTCGCCAGCGGCAAGATCACGGGTGACCTGACGCCGCAGCGCGTGAAAGCGGACGTGACCGTCACCGCCGGCCCGCTGTTGCCGGAAACCACCACCCTGAGCGCCAAGCTGGGCGAGGAGTCGCAGCCGATGACCATCACGGGCGACGCGGCCAGCACCGTCTTCAAGGCGGTCGCCAGCGCCAGCGGGTTGACAGTGAGTGTCACCGGCACCAGCAGCGACGGGCAGGTCACCCAGACCGGCACCGCGACCTTTGATCACAGTGAGGGCGGCAGCCAGGTAAAGGTGGTGCTGAACACCGTGGCCCATTGCCCGGTGTCGCCCACGCCCGTGACCGCCATTCCGGCCATTCAGGGCAGCGGCGACAGCAGCCCGCTGCTGGGCCAGACCGTGACCGTGCGCGGTGTCGTGACCGCCGACTTCCAGGCCGGGCTGCGCGGCTTCTTCGTGCAGGCCCGTGACGGGGGAGACGGGGACGCTGGCACCAGTGACGGCGTGTTCGTATACACCGGTAACGCGTCCCAGGCGGTGAAGGTGGGCGACCTGGTGCAGTTCACCGGCACCGTCAAGGAGTTTTACGGCAGCACCCAGGTGGACACCCTGAGCGCCTTTGTCACCTGCGCCAGCGGCCTGAGCGTCAACCCGGTGGAACTGAAAGCCCCCTTCACCGACCTCGAAAAATACGAGGGCATGCGCGTCACCTTCCCCGAAACGTTGACCGTGACCGACAATTACGGCTACGGACGCTACGGCGAACTGGGCCTCAGCAGCGGCGGGCGCCTGTTCAACCCCACCAACGGCAACGAAAGCACCACTCCCGAGGCGAACGCTGCCCGCAAGATCGTGCTGGACGACGCCAACACAACCCAGAACCCCGCCAACCTGCCCTACCTGAGCGCGGCCGGCACGCGCCGCACCGGGGACACCGTGGCGAACCTGAGCGGCGTGCTGCACTACGCCAACAATGTGTTCAAGGTGGAACCCACCGCTGCGCCCACCTTCACGGACGCCAACCCGCGCCCCGCCGCGCCCGAACCCGTGGGCGGCACCCTGAAAGTCGCCGGCGCCAACGTCCTGAACTACTTCACGACCCTCGGCGGCCAGAATGACCGTGGGGCCGACAGCACCTTCGAGTTTCAGCGGCAACAGACCAAGATCGTGAACGCGCTCCGGGGGCTGGACGCCGACATCGTTACCCTGATGGAAGTGCAGAACAGCGGCGACACCGCCCTGAACAGCCTGGTGACCGCCCTGAACAGCGCCTACGGCAGCGAAGTGTACCGGGGCGTGCAGACCGGCACCATCGGCACCGACGCCATCAAGGTCGCCATCATCTACAAACCGGCCCGGGTCACGCCTGTGGGCAGTTACGTGATCGACAACGACCCCATCCACAGCCGCCCGCCCCTGGCCCAGACCTTCCAGGACAAAGGCACCGGCGGCGTGCTGACCGTCGTGGCCAACCACTTCAAGAGCAAGGGCAGTTGCCCCAGCACTGGCGACGTGGACACCGGCGAGGGCTGCTGGAACACCCTGCGCACCGGGCAGGCCACCCGCCTGCTGACCTTCGTGGATCAACTCAAGACCCGCAGCGGCGACCAGGACGTGCTGCTCATGGGCGACTTCAACGCCTACGGACAGGAAAAACCCATCCAGACCATCATGGCGGGCGGCTTCGTCAGCGAGAACCTGCGCATTCCCGCCCAGGAACGCTACAGCTACCAGTTCGGCGGACTGTTCGGTTACCTCGACCACGCGCTGGCCAGCACCAGCCTGGACCAGCAGGTCACCGGCGTGACCGAGTGGCACATCAACGCCGACGAACCCACGCTGGCCGATTACAACGCCGAATACAAGAAGCTGCCGGAGTGCACCACCTCCACCTGCACCAGCCCGGACCTGTGGCAGAACAACCCCTACCGCGCCTCCGACCACGACCCCGTGCTGGTGGGCCTGAACCTGAACAGGGACGAAGTGAAACCCACCTTCGGCGTCACGCTGAGCGGCGCGGACAGCGTAAGTGCCGGGCAACCCTACACGCTGAGCATTGCCTCCAGCGAAACGCCGGGCACCGTCAGTGTTAACTGGGGTGACGGCTCGACCGAGACCCTGGCAGGCACGGCCACCAGCGCCCAGCACGCCTTCGCCGTTGCCGGAACGTTCAGCGTGACCGTGACCGCCGAGGCGAACGGCCAGACGGCCACCGCGCAGAAAATCGTGACGGTGACGCCTCTGGTGGTCACGCCGCCCCCACCCACCGGCAGTGACCTGATCATCAGCGAGTACGTGGAAGGCAGCAGCAACAACAAGGCCATCGAACTGTACAACCCCACTTCTGGCGCCCTGGACCTGAGCAAGTACAGCCTGGAGCTGTACTCGAACGGATCGGCGACGGCCGGCAACATCCAGAAACTCAGCGGTACGCTGAACGCCGGGGCCACCCTGGTCTTCGTGAACGGCTCGGCCAGTGCCGCCCTGAAGGCCCTGGGAACCGTCAGTGCCGTGACCAACTTCAATGGTGACGACGCCCTGGTGCTCAGGAAAGACGGCGCCGTCATCGACGTTTTCGGTCAGGTGGGCGTGGCCACCAAGTGGGGCGAGAACGTCACCCTGCGCCGCAAACTGAGCGTCATCGTCGGGGACAACAACCCTGCCGACGCCTTCGTGCCCGCCACTGAGTGGGACAGCCACCCCATCGACACCTTCGACGGTCTCGGCACCCGCTGA